In Eriocheir sinensis breed Jianghai 21 chromosome 10, ASM2467909v1, whole genome shotgun sequence, the following proteins share a genomic window:
- the LOC126996376 gene encoding uncharacterized protein LOC126996376, which translates to MVSAPGVVRYQETKNTYQETENRYQETENTYQETNNRYQETKSIYQETENRYQETENRYRETKNIYQETENIYQETKNRYQETKNIYQETENISRRQRTYNRRLRTYQETKNTYQETKNRYQETETRYQETKNTYQETKNTYQETKNTYQETKNIYQETENRYQETKNTYQETKNTYQETENGYQETKNTHQETKNRYQETENTYQETENRYQETKNTYQETKNTYQETENRYQETENTYQETENTYQETENRYKETENTYQETENRYQETENTYQETENTYQETMNTYQETKNTYQETKNRYQETEDRFQETEKIY; encoded by the exons ATGGTGTCGGCCCCTGGGGTTGTAAG ataccaggagacTAAGAACACATACCAGGAGACCGagaacagataccaggagacCGAGAACACATACCAGGAGACTAATAACAGATATCAGGAGACTAAGAGCATATACCAGGAGACCGagaacagataccaggagacCGAGAACAGATACCGGGAGACTAAAAACATATACCAGGAGACTGAGAACATATACCAGGAGACTaagaacagataccaggagacTAAGAACATATACCAGGAGACCGAGAACATATCCAGGAGACAGAGAACATATAACAGGAGACTAAGAAC ataccaggagacTAAGAACACATACCAGGAGACCaagaacagataccaggagacCGAGACCAGATACCAGGAGACTAAGAACACATACCAGGAGACTAAGAACACATACCAGGAGACTAAGAACACATACCAGGAGACTAAGAACATATACCAGGAGACCGagaacagataccaggagacTAAGAACACATACCAGGAGACTAAGAACACATACCAGGAGACCGAGAACGGATACCAGGAGACTAAGAACACACACCAGGAGACTaagaacagataccaggagacCGAGAACACATACCAGGAGACCGAGAACAGATACCAAGAGACTAAGAACACATACCAGGAGACTAAAAACACATACCAGGAGACCGagaacagataccaggagacCGAGAACACATACCAGGAGACCGAGAACACATACCAGGAGACCGAGAACAGATACAAGGAGACCGAGAACACATACCAGGAGACCGagaacagataccaggagacCGAGAACACATACCAGGAGACCGAGAACACATACCAGGAGACTATGAACACATACCAGGAGACTAAGAACACATACCAGGAGACTaagaacagataccaggagacCGAGGACAGATTCCAGGAGACCGAAAAGATATACTAG